One genomic region from Candidatus Cybelea sp. encodes:
- the solA gene encoding N-methyl-L-tryptophan oxidase produces MTEYDVIVLGLGGIGSAAAYWAAKGGERVLGLEQFELGHVRGASHDHSRIIRYSYFSPAYVQLAKAAYAAWEQLERDCGQQVVFRTGGLDIRPRDGAIPLEPYAESMRICGVPFEWLDAQQIRKRWPVWQIDDSVHGLFQADGGLVAAQRATAAHQTMAREFGATLRDRVEVSALRAGDDGVDVEAGGERYRASRLIVTAGAWSARALAHLGARVPLEVTKEQVIYFESRDLPSFEFNKFPIWIWMDDPAFYGFPVFGEAGCVKITQDAGGKPVDAETRGYEEDTEITARVSGFLERYLPGALGPVRLVKTCLYTLPPDRDFVIDTLPDHRNVSVAIGAGHAFKFAGAIGRILSRLSVEGASADLSPFAITRPILQMENPPKTYMV; encoded by the coding sequence ATGACTGAATACGACGTCATCGTTTTGGGGCTTGGCGGCATCGGCAGCGCGGCCGCGTATTGGGCGGCGAAGGGTGGCGAGCGCGTGCTGGGCCTCGAGCAGTTTGAGCTCGGGCACGTGCGCGGCGCGTCGCACGATCACTCGCGCATCATCCGGTACTCGTATTTTTCTCCCGCATACGTGCAGCTCGCGAAAGCGGCCTATGCCGCCTGGGAGCAGCTGGAGAGGGACTGCGGGCAGCAAGTCGTCTTCCGAACCGGGGGACTGGACATCCGCCCGCGCGACGGCGCGATTCCGCTCGAGCCGTACGCGGAATCGATGCGCATCTGCGGCGTACCGTTCGAGTGGCTCGACGCACAACAGATCCGCAAACGCTGGCCGGTCTGGCAGATCGACGACTCGGTGCATGGGCTCTTTCAAGCCGACGGCGGCCTCGTCGCCGCGCAGCGTGCGACGGCCGCGCATCAGACGATGGCGCGCGAGTTTGGCGCAACGCTGCGCGATCGCGTCGAGGTAAGCGCCCTGCGCGCCGGAGACGACGGCGTCGACGTCGAGGCCGGCGGCGAGCGTTACCGCGCATCGCGCCTGATCGTTACGGCCGGCGCGTGGAGCGCGCGGGCGCTCGCGCACTTGGGCGCGCGGGTACCGCTCGAAGTGACCAAGGAGCAGGTCATCTACTTCGAATCGCGCGACCTGCCGAGCTTCGAGTTCAATAAATTCCCGATCTGGATCTGGATGGACGACCCGGCGTTTTACGGTTTCCCGGTTTTCGGGGAGGCCGGCTGCGTCAAGATCACTCAAGATGCCGGCGGCAAGCCGGTCGATGCCGAGACACGCGGCTACGAGGAGGACACCGAGATTACGGCGCGCGTCAGCGGATTTCTCGAGCGGTACCTCCCGGGCGCGCTCGGGCCGGTGCGGCTGGTGAAGACGTGCCTCTACACGCTGCCGCCGGATCGTGACTTCGTCATCGACACGCTGCCGGACCATCGCAACGTCAGCGTGGCGATCGGTGCCGGCCACGCCTTCAAGTTCGCCGGCGCGATCGGCCGCATCTTGAGCCGGCTCTCGGTCGAGGGCGCGAGCGCCGATCTCTCGCCGTTCGCAATCACGCGTCCGATATTGCAAATGGAGAATCCACCCAAGACCTACATGGTATAA
- a CDS encoding aromatic ring-hydroxylating dioxygenase subunit alpha: MERSLPREAYWDEAFFAREQRAIFWDQWVYAGRAEKIAQPGAYRVVDIAGESIVIVRAEDGLFAHLNFCRHRGSRLLCGEGNVRGAIRCPYHAWAYALDGRLLASPFVSQDEVPPDARRLHRVAIAQWGGFLFVHLAPERAGELLDQLGRIPERLTRYPLRELRVARSLRYEVDANWKVMLENYNECYHCAGVHPELCRVVPAFKQGGGTGLDWDRGIPHREGAWTFTATGTTERAPFAALDDDERTRHKGELIYPNFMLSLSADHVAAFALFPSGPAKTTIVCDFLFDPAEMAKPGFDPNDAVDFWDLVNQQDWRICESVQAGMRSRAFRYGYYAPMEDASLDIRRYIASFDVLRPSTGSG, from the coding sequence ATGGAGCGGTCGCTGCCGCGCGAGGCATACTGGGACGAGGCTTTTTTCGCCCGCGAACAACGGGCGATTTTTTGGGATCAGTGGGTTTATGCCGGACGCGCCGAAAAGATCGCCCAGCCCGGCGCGTACCGCGTCGTCGATATCGCGGGTGAAAGCATCGTCATCGTCCGTGCCGAGGACGGTCTATTCGCCCATCTCAATTTTTGCCGCCATCGAGGCAGCCGGCTGCTCTGCGGTGAGGGCAACGTGCGCGGCGCAATCCGCTGCCCGTACCACGCGTGGGCGTACGCGCTCGACGGCCGTCTGCTCGCCTCTCCCTTCGTTTCGCAAGACGAGGTGCCGCCCGACGCCCGGCGGCTGCACCGCGTCGCGATCGCGCAGTGGGGGGGCTTCCTCTTCGTGCACCTCGCACCCGAACGTGCGGGTGAGCTGCTCGATCAGCTGGGCAGGATTCCCGAGCGGCTGACGCGGTACCCGCTGCGCGAACTACGCGTCGCGCGTTCGCTGCGCTACGAAGTCGACGCCAACTGGAAGGTCATGCTCGAAAACTACAACGAGTGCTATCACTGTGCCGGCGTCCACCCGGAGTTGTGCCGAGTCGTGCCCGCATTCAAACAAGGCGGCGGCACCGGGCTCGACTGGGATCGCGGCATACCGCACCGCGAAGGTGCGTGGACCTTTACGGCAACCGGCACGACCGAGCGCGCGCCGTTCGCGGCGCTGGACGACGACGAGCGCACGCGGCACAAGGGGGAGCTGATCTACCCCAACTTCATGCTCAGCCTCTCCGCCGATCACGTCGCCGCGTTCGCGCTCTTTCCGAGCGGACCGGCGAAGACGACGATCGTCTGCGACTTCCTCTTCGATCCGGCCGAGATGGCGAAGCCGGGGTTCGATCCAAACGATGCGGTCGACTTCTGGGATCTCGTCAACCAGCAGGATTGGCGGATCTGCGAGAGCGTTCAGGCGGGAATGAGGTCGCGGGCCTTTCGCTACGGATACTACGCGCCGATGGAAGACGCGAGCCTCGACATACGCCGCTACATTGCGTCCTTCGACGTCCTTCGTCCTTCGACAGGCTCAGGATGA
- a CDS encoding aromatic ring-hydroxylating dioxygenase subunit alpha, which translates to MTDTFVRPHVGAGAKTLPASWYTSPEVFATERERVFAHEWLCVGRKDSLARAGDFFTAERAGESLIVTRDTAGRVHAFFNVCRHRGTRLCEAATGHFAGSIQCPYHAWTYGLDGALKAARNMAEVSGFDRADYPLKEAPVALWEGFIFVGIAPGIRRFEETFASMIGRFSSWDIGRLHPAHRITYDVACNWKLVFLNYSECYHCPLVHPQLDKLSPSDSGRNDLFEGPFLGGYSELRKPGTSLTMSGYSSRPPLGSVSGEELNRTYYYTIFPSMLLSLHPDYVMAHYCNPLAPNRTEIICEWLFDPAVIAQPGFDPSDVVDFWDLTNRQDWHVNELTQLGLSSSAYSPGPYSNAEGLLRAFDRYYLEVMGA; encoded by the coding sequence ATGACGGATACGTTCGTACGACCGCACGTCGGCGCCGGCGCAAAGACGTTGCCGGCCTCCTGGTATACCTCGCCCGAGGTCTTTGCGACCGAACGCGAACGGGTCTTCGCGCACGAATGGCTCTGCGTCGGGCGCAAGGACTCGCTCGCGCGCGCCGGCGATTTCTTTACGGCCGAACGCGCCGGCGAGAGCCTGATCGTCACGCGCGATACCGCGGGCCGCGTCCACGCGTTCTTTAACGTCTGCCGGCATCGCGGCACGCGCCTCTGCGAAGCGGCCACCGGCCATTTTGCAGGCTCGATTCAGTGCCCGTACCACGCCTGGACGTACGGCCTCGACGGCGCGCTGAAAGCCGCCCGCAACATGGCTGAAGTTTCCGGCTTCGATCGCGCCGACTACCCGCTCAAAGAGGCGCCGGTCGCGCTCTGGGAAGGCTTCATCTTCGTCGGCATCGCGCCGGGCATCCGCCGCTTCGAAGAGACATTCGCATCGATGATCGGGCGCTTCTCGAGCTGGGACATCGGCCGGCTGCACCCGGCCCATCGCATCACGTACGACGTCGCCTGCAACTGGAAACTGGTCTTCCTGAATTACTCGGAGTGCTACCACTGCCCGCTCGTGCATCCCCAGCTCGATAAGCTCTCGCCCTCGGACAGCGGCCGGAACGACCTCTTCGAAGGACCGTTCCTCGGCGGGTATTCGGAGCTGCGTAAGCCCGGCACGAGCCTGACGATGAGCGGTTACAGCTCGCGCCCGCCCCTGGGAAGCGTATCGGGCGAAGAGCTCAATCGCACCTATTACTACACGATCTTCCCTTCGATGCTGCTGAGCCTCCATCCCGATTACGTGATGGCGCACTACTGCAATCCGCTCGCGCCCAACCGCACGGAGATCATCTGCGAGTGGCTCTTCGATCCGGCGGTGATCGCGCAGCCCGGTTTCGATCCGAGCGATGTCGTCGATTTCTGGGATCTGACGAACCGTCAAGACTGGCACGTCAACGAGCTCACGCAGCTCGGCCTGAGCTCCAGTGCCTATTCGCCGGGGCCGTACTCCAACGCGGAGGGCCTGCTTCGTGCTTTCGACCGTTACTATCTCGAAGTAATGGGAGCGTAG